One segment of Paenibacillus sp. FSL R7-0337 DNA contains the following:
- a CDS encoding serine/threonine-protein kinase has product MDKLLEQITGELLGQVEIESVNPLEPVKVSGVGRLWRVLGTGNYAAVFCRQGAEEYAVKIYAPGRPGIEEEAEVYRRLGQHPAFSECYYAGADFLVLKRLGGVTFYDSMQRGILITGQAIEDIDNALQYARSRGLRPHDIHAKNVMLREGRGLIVDVSDFLKDDDCSMWEDYKRLYYRLYQPVASRRVFPVPRLILEMVRRGYRFWRRRKQGRSGFTLFRK; this is encoded by the coding sequence ATGGACAAGCTGCTGGAGCAGATCACAGGCGAGCTGCTGGGACAGGTTGAAATAGAAAGCGTGAATCCGCTGGAGCCGGTGAAGGTCAGCGGTGTAGGGAGGCTCTGGAGGGTGCTCGGAACCGGAAATTACGCGGCTGTCTTCTGCCGTCAGGGAGCAGAGGAATACGCAGTGAAGATTTACGCGCCGGGCAGGCCGGGCATTGAGGAAGAAGCTGAGGTGTACCGCCGCCTTGGGCAGCATCCAGCCTTCTCGGAATGCTATTATGCCGGAGCAGATTTCCTGGTCCTCAAAAGGCTGGGCGGAGTCACCTTCTACGATTCCATGCAACGCGGCATTCTCATTACCGGACAGGCTATTGAAGACATTGACAACGCGCTTCAGTATGCCAGATCCCGGGGACTGCGCCCGCATGATATCCACGCCAAGAATGTGATGCTCCGGGAGGGCCGGGGACTGATTGTAGATGTCTCGGATTTCCTGAAGGATGATGATTGCAGTATGTGGGAGGATTATAAGCGGTTGTATTACCGGTTGTACCAGCCGGTGGCTTCCCGCCGGGTATTTCCGGTTCCCCGTCTGATTCTGGAGATGGTCCGCAGAGGGTACCGGTTCTGGCGTCGGCGAAAGCAGGGGCGGAGCGGGTTCACTCTTTTCCGGAAATGA
- a CDS encoding helix-turn-helix domain-containing protein — protein MNQGHIRKPEGFVEEKLYVLPEYWMKELEQEELTASLFITDIGYFPNARYHFRERLEGSPSHILILCEAGEGWVELDHGERMIMEPGDMVIIPPGTPHRYGAMQEKPWSIYWFHFKGSHADRLVKLFGLSGALLSLAPSGKARLIDWFVPAYELLAERTYALATHVHIAQTVRQLLSGIGLNTGKSAQDKKRESYLEQAIQYMNGRLGSTLTLPELAKHAGLSKQHLIYIFNAGTGVSPIEYFLRLKIQRAGHLLDLTELSIKEVGAAVGINDPYYFSRLFKRISGFSPSSYRRIPKG, from the coding sequence TGTCGAGGAGAAGCTGTATGTGCTGCCTGAATATTGGATGAAGGAGCTGGAGCAGGAGGAGTTGACCGCGTCCTTGTTCATTACGGACATCGGGTACTTTCCGAATGCCCGGTATCATTTCAGGGAACGCCTCGAAGGCAGCCCGTCGCATATCTTGATCTTGTGTGAAGCGGGGGAGGGCTGGGTGGAGCTGGACCACGGGGAGAGGATGATCATGGAGCCGGGGGATATGGTTATTATTCCTCCAGGCACCCCACACCGGTATGGGGCCATGCAGGAGAAGCCATGGAGCATTTACTGGTTCCATTTCAAGGGAAGCCATGCCGACCGGCTGGTGAAGCTGTTCGGATTGTCCGGTGCTCTCCTCTCCCTAGCCCCGAGCGGCAAGGCCCGGCTCATCGACTGGTTCGTCCCTGCCTATGAGCTGCTGGCTGAGCGGACCTATGCCCTGGCTACACATGTGCACATCGCCCAGACGGTTAGACAACTGCTCTCCGGGATTGGCCTGAATACCGGGAAGTCAGCTCAGGATAAGAAGCGGGAGAGCTATCTGGAGCAGGCGATCCAGTATATGAACGGACGGCTGGGCAGCACCCTCACCCTGCCTGAACTGGCTAAGCATGCCGGCCTATCGAAGCAGCACCTAATCTATATTTTCAACGCCGGGACCGGGGTCTCCCCGATTGAATATTTCCTGCGGCTCAAAATCCAGCGCGCAGGCCATCTGCTCGATCTTACCGAACTCAGCATTAAGGAGGTCGGCGCTGCCGTAGGGATCAACGACCCTTATTATTTCTCCCGGCTGTTCAAGAGAATCTCCGGCTTCTCTCCCTCCAGCTATCGCCGGATTCCGAAGGGCTGA